In Desulfotomaculum sp., the sequence GAACGGATGGTATCGCTGTGCGGAGTTGATCTTCCCAGAAAGTTCACCGCTATGATGAACCGGTATGAAAACAATCCTGTAGCAATGCGCGACGCCGGAATCGCCTATGCTGTCGATCAGATTGTAGATCTTGTTTCCCAAGGTGTTGACGGTATACACCTTTACACTATGAATAACGCTTATATTGCTCAAAAGATTAACGAAGCTGTAAAAAGCCTGCTTATCTCCCCGCGCTAGGAATAGGGCAGAGAGCAATAAACCGGAAACATTATGAAAAGGTATCCTGGTTTTAAAGGGATAGCCCCTTTGCTGTAAAATAAAAGCACAATTACATGAGAATTATTTGTGTAAGAACGACGAATCAAATGGTTGCGCCGTTTTTATTTTTTACAGGCAGTTTTTTAAAACAAATAAAAAATGGTTATTGACATATATCAGAATCAATATATAATATAAATTGAATGTGACATATGTCAATTACATTGGGAGGTGTTGAATATGCCAGGAAGAGACGGTACAGGTCCGGCAGGCTCGGGTGGCCGTGGCGGTCAAGGCCGTAAATCCGGAAGCGGATTTGGCGCAGGTAGAATGAGAGGACCTGCAAGCGCAGGCCCGGGTGGTTTTTGTGAATGTCCGAAGTGTGGGACAAGAGTAGCGCACCAAGTTGCAACACCTTGTATGAATATTAAATGCCCACAATGTAGTTCATCAATGGTCAGAGTATAATCAGATAGAAAGGAGATGTAATTAATGCCAGGACGAGATGGAACTGGTCCGATGAGGCAAGGATCAATGACCGGCAGAGGTTTGGGATTTTGCGGGACGAATGTTTCTAGATACGGCGCCGGCTTTGGAACTGGATTAGGGCTTGGATGCAGGCGAGGTTTTGGACGAGGTTTTGGACGAGGTTTTGGTATGGGTTTTGGACGAGGTTTTGGTATGGGTTTTAATGCAGAGCAGACTTCCTTAAAAACACAAAAAGAGTTACTTCAGGAACAAAAAGATTTGCTTCAAAGCCGGCTTGAGGCTATCAATAGGCAATTGGAAAACTTGTAACAAGCGGCAGGAATAGCCGGAGAAGTCTCTGGCTATTCCTGTTTAAAACGAGGTTAAAAAATATGCCAAGACCAAGAAAATGGAGAAAAGTCTGTTGCCTGCCTGAAAGCAGCCGGTTTGGGCCTCTTGATTCCCCGGCAAATACGGAGAACCTTATCAATATGACAGTTGATGAGTACGAGACTATAAGGCTTATTGACCTGGAAGGATTCACACAGGAAGAGTGCGCCGGTCAAATGAATATATCACGTACAACTGTTCAAGGTATTTACAATAATGCACGAAAAAAGGTGGCAGAATCTCTGGTAAATGTGAAAGTGCTTCTTATCGAGGGCGGAGAATATCAGCTTTGTGACGGTTACGGGGAGTCTTGCGGCAGGGGTGGCTGTCATAGACACAGGTACGGTAGAAACTTTTTATAAAAGAGTATAGAGGTGGTTAACTATTTATTCAGATAAAGTGATTGAACATTTTATGAGCCCACAAAATGCATATAATATGCCGGATGCTGATGCTGAAGGAAGTTATGGAGATCCAACCTGCGGAGATGCGTTAACGTTTTATTTGAAAGTAAAAGATAACTATATTCAAGAGGTAAGCTATCTTGTTTTTGGTTGTTGCGCGTCAATAGCTACCTCAAGCATGACATCTGTATTGGCGAAAGGCAAAAGCCTGGAAGATGCGTTAAAGATAACTGAAGAAGATATTATAAATGCTCTTGACGGACTTCCTGAACATAAGGCGCATTGTTCCAATCTTGGAGTTAGCGCTTTGCGTAAAGCAATCGGCAATTATTATGAAAAAACAGGGAGACTTGCCCCCTCCAAAGACTAAAGCGCTTACCTTTCTTGAATAAATTTTTAACTTCGTATTGTGCTTTTGGATATACTAATGTATAATCATATGAGCATATGCTCATTAGGTAGTATTGTAATGGTAAGGAAAAGATGTATAGGTTTTAAGAGCGGCGCCAAATAAATAAAGGCTAATAACTGTAACATTAGAAAGGGAGAGCTGGATGTCAGAGAACGCATGTGCAGGAGAAGCTTCGAATGCGAAACCAGAGATTCTTGAGCAGAGTGAGTTTAACAATATCAAACATGTGATTGCGGTAGTCAGCGGCAAAGGGGGTGTCGGCAAGTCTTCAGTCAGCGCTTTGCTGGCGGTTGGATTAAACCGGCAGGGATATAAAGTAGGGATATTAGACGCAGATATTACCGGGCCAAGCATTCCAAAAATGTTTGGATTAACCAGTCCGCCTGGGGTTTTGGATAATCGTATTATTCCAGTCAGGACAACTAACGGTATCCTTGTCATTTCATTAAATTTATTTCTTATGGAGGAAGACGAGCCTGTAATCTGGCGCGGTCCGCTGCTTGGAAGCGCCGTCAAACAATTCTGGACGGATGTCATTTGGGGGGAACTTGATTACTTAATTATAGACCTGCCGCCGGGAACCGGAGATGTGCCGCTGACAGTTATGCAGTCTTTTTTCTTATATGGTTTGGTAGTAGTTACTTCTCCTCAGGACCTGGCATTTATGGTTGTTAAAAAGGCTGTCAAAATGGCTGGGCAGATGAATATTCCGATTTTAGGAATGGTTGAAAATATGAGTTTCTTAATATGTCCCGGCTGTGGGAAGAAAATTGATCTGTTCGGGCCCGGAAAAGCAGAGGAAACAGCCCGTACAACAGGCATGAAACTGCTTGCGGTACTGCCCGTTGATCCCAAATTGGCCAAGTTCAGTGATTCAGGCCAGATAGAACTATATGACGTTAACCCCTTTAATGAAATTAACTTAATTAAAGAATAGTACCCAAAAAATCTATCTTAAAAACAGGAGGTCAAAATGATAAAAATAGCAGTAGCGGATGAACACGGTTTTGTTTCAGGGCATTTCGGACACTGCCCCGTGTATACTCTTTTTAATGTTGAAAACAATGAGATTAATGAAAAACAAACCATCCCCACTCCCGGTCACCAGCCAGGATTTTTACCGGGTTATCTGGCCTCAATGGGTGTAACCCACATTATTGCCGGCGGCATGGGTCAGCGGGCGCAAATGTTATTTGTTCAAAACAATATCGTTACGCTTACAGGAGTAAGTGGTCCTGTAAATAAGGCAGTTGAGGACTTTTTAGCCGGACAGTTGGAAATGGGTGAAAGCACATGCGACCATGGTCACGGTCACGGTGATGGCCATGGGCACGGAGACTGTCATGAGGAAGGAAGGGGATGTCACGAATAAAAATAGCAATCAGCGCAGAAGGAAATAATATTGAGGCAAGAGTTGACCCCCGCTTTGGAAGGTGCGAATATTTTGCAATTACAAGCGAAGATAAGGATCAGTGGGAACATATATCCAACCCCGGCGCATCTGCCGGAGGGGGAGCGGGTATTCATACTGCCCAGGAATTAGTTAACAGGAAAGTTGAGTATGTGCTGACCGGACGCATTGGTCCTAATGCTATGGATGTATTGCAGGCTGCCGGTATAAAAGTATATACGGGAGCGTCCGGGACGGTCCGGGAAGCGTTTGAGCAGTATAAAAACGGTCTTTTAACACAGTCTTCTACAGCCAACGCCAGCCCTCACGAGGGTATGGGCAGGGGAAGAAAGTAGGAGTTAAAATGTTTATTGCTATAGCCAGCGGTAAGGGCGGCACAGGTAAGACCACTATTGCAACGAGCCTTGCCCTGGCCATCAAAGAACAGTACCAAGTACAATATATTGATTGTGATGTCGAGGAACCAAACGGCCATATCTTTCTAAAGCCTGAATTAAATCAGCGGGAACCTGTGACGGTAGAGATCCCAAAGATTAATTTTGACTTATGCAGCTTTTGCGGCCGGTGCGCTGAAATATGCGCTTTTCACGCTCTGGTTGCGCTTCCGGGAAATGTCCTGTCTTTCACGGAACTCTGCCATAGCTGCGGAGGTTGTATGTATTTTTGCCCTGAAAAAGCAATTTCACCTGCAGAGCAGGAAATCGGCTGGATAGAGGGCGGGTTGGCTGATGGAATAGAATTTATGCAGGGGCGACTGAAAATTGGCGTTGCAGTCAGCCCCCCGCTTATCCAGGCAGTTAAAAGAAAGCGTCTGCCCGGTGCGGCAGTTATCGCAGATGTCTCACCGGGTACCTCCTGCCCAGTAATTAAAGCGGTGGAAGGCGCCGATTTCT encodes:
- a CDS encoding (4Fe-4S)-binding protein; this encodes MFIAIASGKGGTGKTTIATSLALAIKEQYQVQYIDCDVEEPNGHIFLKPELNQREPVTVEIPKINFDLCSFCGRCAEICAFHALVALPGNVLSFTELCHSCGGCMYFCPEKAISPAEQEIGWIEGGLADGIEFMQGRLKIGVAVSPPLIQAVKRKRLPGAAVIADVSPGTSCPVIKAVEGADFCILVTEPTPFGLHDLELAFEMIRELKVPGGVVINRSDGNDEDVERFCRDRGIPLLMKFPFSRDIAVNYAKGLPLLAIKPQWKKDLIDLWRKCERMGRN
- a CDS encoding dinitrogenase iron-molybdenum cofactor biosynthesis protein; this translates as MKIAISAEGNNIEARVDPRFGRCEYFAITSEDKDQWEHISNPGASAGGGAGIHTAQELVNRKVEYVLTGRIGPNAMDVLQAAGIKVYTGASGTVREAFEQYKNGLLTQSSTANASPHEGMGRGRK
- a CDS encoding iron-sulfur cluster assembly scaffold protein, producing the protein MYSDKVIEHFMSPQNAYNMPDADAEGSYGDPTCGDALTFYLKVKDNYIQEVSYLVFGCCASIATSSMTSVLAKGKSLEDALKITEEDIINALDGLPEHKAHCSNLGVSALRKAIGNYYEKTGRLAPSKD
- a CDS encoding ATP-binding protein, whose protein sequence is MSENACAGEASNAKPEILEQSEFNNIKHVIAVVSGKGGVGKSSVSALLAVGLNRQGYKVGILDADITGPSIPKMFGLTSPPGVLDNRIIPVRTTNGILVISLNLFLMEEDEPVIWRGPLLGSAVKQFWTDVIWGELDYLIIDLPPGTGDVPLTVMQSFFLYGLVVVTSPQDLAFMVVKKAVKMAGQMNIPILGMVENMSFLICPGCGKKIDLFGPGKAEETARTTGMKLLAVLPVDPKLAKFSDSGQIELYDVNPFNEINLIKE
- a CDS encoding dinitrogenase iron-molybdenum cofactor — protein: MIKIAVADEHGFVSGHFGHCPVYTLFNVENNEINEKQTIPTPGHQPGFLPGYLASMGVTHIIAGGMGQRAQMLFVQNNIVTLTGVSGPVNKAVEDFLAGQLEMGESTCDHGHGHGDGHGHGDCHEEGRGCHE